One Pseudoliparis swirei isolate HS2019 ecotype Mariana Trench chromosome 4, NWPU_hadal_v1, whole genome shotgun sequence genomic window carries:
- the adamtsl7 gene encoding thrombospondin type-1 domain-containing protein 4 isoform X2, protein MLTGLALLLLVCLHMRVQGKPRSQVGPASPLMGLGGTWERQTDADTVLPSSPGCDDYLGSGKVMDKCGVCGGDNATCRRISGVFNQSLTKVGYHHILEIPEGSTKINITEMLKSRNYLALQSRSGRSIINGNWAIDRPGKYEGGGTMFTYSRPNEIRSTAGESFLAEGPTNEILDVYMIFQQPNPGVHYEYIVHSEKPAVPQEPSHRPEGNAVNGQGSHDHHGNPHQERFSAAGGGREPPRVPNSPLPATQPPRREREYNWQLAGTTECSASCGKGSRHSIFHCVSRLNHGQLSEAMCDSSSRPTAQEEACNLQPCPAFWDIGEWSECSKTCGLGMQQRQVLCRQIYANRTLNVHTSRCRHLERPEVGSTCQMKICSEWQIRSEWTACSVPCGLGQRTREVRCVSNVGDFVPDEECNMNLRPIDLENCDSGSCAKSWFYTEWGNRCSADCGMGVRTRGVLCLTNHISSLPLEGCGSERPADAHVCNNGLCENRIEWFSGPWSQCSAECGAGSQQRSVVCLKSDEGFVIMPPYECSSLDRPLGQQSCNLKACGAKWYHTDWSACSKTCEGGFRVREVRCLSDDTLSSEGCDEQLRPVEREDCNPEPCIPGIEENCRDKYFNCNVVVQARLCVYDYYKTTCCASCSRVSHRQSIQRGRR, encoded by the exons AGTCCGGGCTGCGACGACTACCTCGGCTCAGGAAAGGTGATGGACAAGTGCGGCGTGTGTGGAGGCGACAACGCCACCTGCAGGCGGATCTCTGGAGTGTTCAACCAAAGTCTGACCAAGGTCGGCTACCACCATATCTTGGAGATCCCAGAGGGATCCACCAAGATCAACATCACAGAAATGTTGAAGAGCAGGAACTACCTAG ctctccagAGCCGATCGGGGCGATCCATCATTAATGGTAACTGGGCTATTGACAGACCAGGGAAGTATGAGGGAGGGGGGACCATGTTCACCTACAGCCGACCCAATGAAATCAGAAGCACGGCTGGGGAGTCCTTTCTCGCTGAAGGGCCCACCAACGAGATCCTGGATGTTTAT ATGATCTTCCAGCAGCCGAACCCTGGTGTCCACTATGAGTACATTGTCCACTCAGAAAAACCAGCCGTCCCTCAGGAACCAAGCCACAGACCAGAAG GGAACGCTGTGAATGGACAGGGAAGTCACGACCATCACGGCAACCCTCACCAAGAACGCTTCAGTGCAGCCGGTGGCGGGCGGGAACCCCCTCGCGTTCCCAACAGCCCTCTTCCCGCCACACAGCCACCCAGGCGCGAGAGAGAGTACAACTGGCAACTAGCTGGCACCACAGAGTGTAGCGCCTCCTGTGGTAAAG GATCCAGACACTCCATCTTTCACTGCGTCTCCCGGCTGAACCATGGCCAGTTGTCAGAAGCCAtgtgtgacagcagcagcagaccgACTGCCCAGGAGGAGGCCTGCAACCTGCAGCCCTGCCCAGCCTT CTGGGACATTGGAGAGTGGTCAGAATGCAGTAAGACCTGCGGCCTGGGCATGCAACAACGGCAGGTCCTGTGTCGCCAGATCTACGCCAACCGCACCCTCAACGTCCACACAAGCCGCTGTCGACACTTGGAGCGGCCAGAAGTCGGCAGTACCTGCCAGATGAAGATCTGCAGCGAGTGGCAGATACGCTCCGAGTGGACCGCC TGTTCGGTGCCATGTGGGCTGGGTCAGAGGACGCGAGAGGTCCGCTGCGTCAGCAACGTGGGCGACTTTGTTCCTGATGAGGAGTGCAACATGAATCTGCGGCCCATCGATTTGGAGAACTGTGACTCGGGATCCTGTGCCAAGAGCTGGTTCTACACCGAGTGGGGCAATAGG TGCTCAGCCGACTGTGGGATGGGTGTGCGAACGCGGGGAGTCCTCTGCCTGACCAATCACATCAGCAGCCTTCCCCTGGAGGGGTGTGGCAGCGAGCGGCCCGCGGACGCTCATGTCTGCAACAACGGCCTCTGTGAGAACCGCATCGAGTGGTTCTCCGGCCCCTGGTCACAG TGCTCCGCCGAGTGCGGCGCAGGCAGCCAGCAGAGGTCTGTGGTGTGTCTGAAGTCAGATGAAGGATTCGTCATCATGCCGCCGTACGAGTGCTCCTCTCTGGATCGGCCCCTCGGCCAGCAGAGCTGCAACCTCAAGGCCTGCGGAGCAAAGTGGTaccacactgactggagtgcT TGTTCAAAGACATGCGAGGGAGGTTTCCGCGTGCGGGAGGTGCGCTGCCTGTCTGATGACACGCTGTCCAGCGAGGGCTGCGATGAGCAGCTGAGACCGGTGGAGAGGGAGGACTGCAACCCAGAGCCCTGCATACCTGGCATAG agGAGAACTGCAGAGACAAGTACTTTAACTGCAACGTGGTGGTCCAGGCCCGCCTTTGCGTGTACGACTACTACAAGACAACGTGCTGTGCGTCGTGCTCTCGAGTCTCCCACAGACAGTCCATTCAGCGTGGCCGCAGATAG